The window ATGTACGAGAAGCCGAAGAACGACAGGCGGGTGGTGCGCGAGGCCGCCGCGAAGTACGCGCCCGGCGGCTCCGACGAGGAGTGGATCACCGCCGCCGAGTTCAAGACGCACTGCCTGCGCCTGATCGAGCAGGTGCGGCAGGGGCGCGGCGAGGTGGTGGTCACGCGCTACGGCCGGCCCGTCGCCCGGCTGGTCCCCTACGACCGCAACCCCGTTTCGCTCTTCGGCCACCTCTCCGGCTCCGTGGTCTCCCACGGCGACCTGGTCGCTCCCCTGGACGAGGAGTGGGAGGCGGATGCGTAGCCTCCCCACGCCCCCGCTCCTCCTCGACACGCACGTCTGGATCTGGGTGATGGAGGGCGCCGAGCGCGAGATCGGCCCCGCGGCCCACGCCGCCGTCGAGGAGGCGGGGGCCGACGGGCGCGTGCTGGTCTCCGCCATCTCGGTGTGGGAGGTGGCCATGCTGGAGGCGAAGGGGCGCATCCGCTTCTCGATGGACGTGTCGGAGTGGGTGCGCCGGGCGCTCAACGCCCCCGGCGTGCACTTCACCGGCCTCACCCCCGACGTGGCGGTGGACAGCTCGCGCCTCCCCGAGCCGATCCGCGGCGACCCCGCCGACCGCATCCTGATCGCCACGGCGCGGCGCACGGGGGCCACCCTCGTCACCCGCGACCGCAGGATCGTAGATTACGGGCGCAAGGGGCTGCTGGCGGTGCTCGACGCCACGCCGTAGCCCGCCTTCCTTCCCCGAAGACCGCCACCGCATGCCGGCATCCTCCCGCTCGGCCCTCGTGCTCGGCGCCACCGGGCTGGTGGGCGGGCACTGCCTGGACCTGCTCCTGGCCGACGGCGCCTGGACGAGGGTCGCCACCCTCGGCCGGCGCCCCGCGGCGCGCGAGCACCCGAAGCTGGAGCAGCGCACCGCCGACTTCGACCGCCTGGACGAGCACGCGGACGCCTTCGCCGTGGACGACGTGTTCTGCTGCCTGGGGACCACCATCCGGGCCGCGGGCTCGCGCGAGGCGTTCCGCCGCGTGGACCACGACTACCCGCTGGCCGCCGCCCGGCTGGCGAGCGCGCGGGGGGCGCGGCACTTCCTCCTGGTCACCGCACTGGGGGCGGACCCCGGCTCGCGTGTCTTCTACAACCGGGTGAAGGGCGAGGTGGAGCGCGCGGTGGCGGCGCTGCCGTTCGCGGGCGTCCTGCTGGCGCGCCCCTCGCTGCTGCTGGGCGAGCACTCCGGCCGCCGCCCCGCCGAGGCGCTCGCGCAGAAGGCGGCACCCGTGCTGAACCCGCTCCTGGTCGGCCCGCTGCGCCGCTACCGCGCGCTCCCGGCGGCGGCGGTGGCCGGAGCGCTGGTGCGGCTGGCGCGGGAGGGCGTGGCGGGAGTGCGGGTGGTGGAGTCCGACGAGCTGGCGGCGCTCGGGGCGTGACCCCCGGGCGGCTGCGGGGTACCAGGCGAGAGGGGACGCATGGCGCGGCGGCTTCCAGACGACGATCTTCCGGACGGGGTGGTCCCGCTCCCGCGCGAGGAGGGGCGGCCGCCCGGCGGATGCGGGCTGCGGGGCTGCCTGTACGGGGTGGTGGTGCTCTTCGCGCTCCTCCTGCTCGCGCTGGTGCTGATCGCGCTCCTGCGCCCCTGGCCGCGTCCCGTGGTGCCGTGACGTCCGCGGGGCCCGGTTTTCGCTTCGATCCGAGAGGTCCTGATCCCTTACGCAGGAGCAGTCGTATGGCCCGCAGACTTCGCATCCCGCTGATCGCGCTCTTCGCCGTGCTGGCCGTCGCCGCGTGCACCGGGCGCGGCCGCAACGCGCCCCGCCCGGTCGAGAGGACCACGGTCACCGTGCAGAACCAGTCCTGGCTCGACATGACCGTGTACGTGCTGTACAGCTCGGCCCGCCAGCGGCTGGGCTCGGTGAGCGGCAACAGCACGGGCACCTTCCGCATCCCCGAGAACATGGTGGGGCTCGGGCGCGCGCTGCGCTTCATGGCCGACCCCGTGGGCAGCAGCAACACCGCGCAGAGCTTCGAGATCTTCGTGCACCCGGGCGACAACGTGCGCCTCACCATCCCGGCCACCGTCCGCTGACGCGGGACCGGATCGCCCCGGGCGGAGATGGCGGAGGTCCTCGCGGGCGGTGCCCCGCATTTCCTGGAGACGGGCGCGGCGGCCGCGCCGGGGCGTGACCCGGCGCCGGGCGCGCGCCCGCTCCGTCCCGTCTACCTCCTGGCCGACAGCCGGCTCCTCTTCCCGCACGGGGACGGGGAGCCGCTCCTCGCGCGCGTCCGCCGCCACCTCCCGCCTTCGCCGCGCGCCGCATACGTGGGCGCCTCCAACGGCGACGATCCGGCCTTCTACGGGATCTTCGCCGCCGCGGCGGAGACGGCCGGGATCGCCGCGTGCCGGATGATCCCCTCCGCGCCTTCTTGCGAGGACCGGGCGTTCCTGGAGGCGGCCGACCTGGTGCTCCTGGCCGGCGGCGACGTGGAGCGCGGCTGGCGGACGCTGTCCGTCAACGGGGTGGGCGAGGCGGCCGTGCGGCGCTTCCGGGCGGGCGCGGTGCTCGTGGGCGTCTCCGCCGGCGCGGTGCAGCTCGGCCTGCTGGGCTGGCCGGAGGGCGGCGCGGGCCCCGAGGCGGCCTTCCCCACCTTCGGCCTGGTCCCCTTTGTGGTCTCCGCGCACGACGAGGCGTCGGACTGGAGCGCGCTCCGGCGGATCGTCCGCGCCCGCGGCGGCGGCGTGGAGGGCCTGGGGGTCCCCGCCGGCGGGGGCGTGGCCGTGCACCCCGACGGCACGCTGGAGGCGCTCCGGCGGCCGGCGTGCCGCGTGGCCCTCTCCGGGGGCGAGGCCGCCGCGTGGCTCCTGGCCCCCGCGGGGTGAGCGGCGTGCGCATCTTCGCCGTCTCGGACCTGCACACCGACTTCCGCGAGAACCGGCGGCTGCTGGAGCGGATCCCCGCCGCGGAGCACCGGGGCGACGCGCTGATCGTGGCCGGCGACGTGGCCGACTCGCTGGAGGTGCTGGCCGAGACGCTCGGTTTCCTGCGCGGCCGCTTCGGCGAGGTGTTCTTCGTCCCCGGCAACCACGAGCTGTGGGTGCGCGGCCGCGAGGGCGACTCGCTGGAGAAGCTCCGCGCCGTCCTCGCGACTTGCGAGGCGGCGGGCGTGCGCACCCGGCCGGCGCGGGCCGGCGGCGCGTGGGTGGTGCCGCTTTTCGCCTGGTACCATGCGGACTTCGACGTGCGCGGCGAGGCGGTGGAGGCCGAGCTGGAGGGGTGGGCCGACACCTACCTCTGCCGCTGGCCGGCGGGGCTGGGGCGCCTGGACCGCCACTTCCTGGCCATGAACGAGCCGCACCTGGTGCGCTACGACGGGCCCGTGGTCTCCTTCTCGCACTTCGTCCCCCGCCCAGACCTGGTGCCCCCGGTGCGCTGGCTGCGCTTCAAGGGGCTGCCGCGCGTGGCCGGCTCCGAGGGGATCGAGGCGCAGGTGCGGCGCCTGGGTGCGGCGGTGCACGTCTACGGGCACACCCACATCGCCGGGGACCGGGTGATCGACGGCGTGCGCTACGTGCAGCACTGGCTCCGCGCGGGCGAGCCTCTCCTCAAGGAGGTGTGGGCCCCCGGCGGGCTCCCGCCCGAGAACGCGCTCCCGCTCTTCTGCTGAGAACGGCGCCCGGCGCGCGGAACGGGGTTTGCATGCTTTATCCGACAAAAATGAGCAGCGCATACGACGACCGCCGCGCCCCCATGGTCCCCGTCTCCTCCGGCTCCGCCGGCGGGAGCGTCCGCGCGCCGGTCTCTCCGTCCTCGTCCGTCCAGACGCTGGACGGGGTGGAGCTGCCCGCCGCGGTCTTCACCAGCGACCCGCGGCTCAAGGCGGCGTTCATGCGCCTGGCGCCGAGCGAGGTGGCGTTCTTCGTCGCCCGCCCCGCCGCCGAGGTGGTCCGCATCTGCGCCGCGCTCACCGGCGTGGCTCCGCAGGTGCGGGCGATGCGGGACCGCTACTTCGACACGGCGGACCGCCGCCTGTTCGCGCGCGGCGTTTCGGTCCGGCTGCGCCATTACACCCGGCACACCCGGCCGCTGACCTTCGAGGTCATTGCCGTCTCGTGGCGCGGCGCGCGCGGCGAAGGGCCCCTGTACGCGCGCACCAACCGCGTTCTGGTGCAGACCTTCGAGCGCAGCGACGCCCCGGCGATGGCGGCTCTGCTGGCCCAGTACCGGCGCGCGGGGCTGGTGGAGGTGATGAGGATCAAGAAGAGGCGCACCGGGTTCGAGCTGCTCCCGGTGCTCGCCGAGTGCGAGGAGCGCGGGAGCCTGGCCGGGGTCGACGCCCGGCCAATCGAGCGGCTCGACGCGCTTCGGGTCACCGACCAGGGCTTGCGAGTGCTGGTGGACGAGCTGCACGGCGTCCCCTTCCCCGAGCCCACGATCGTCGAGGTGGAGTACGACCAGGCGCACGCCGGCGCGGCCGCCCGGCTGGTAGAGCAGCTGCGGAGCGCGCTCGGGCCCGACTGCCTGCGCCCCAAGGAACTCAACAAGATCGCCTATCTGCGGCGGAGCCTCTCCGCCCGCGTCCGGCGAGGAGAGAGGAGGATGAGCGAGATCGACATCGGCCCCGACATCGACCCGGGGGCGCGCTTCGACCCGGGCCAGCAGCTCCGCATCCGACCGGAGTGGTACCGCCGGGCGCGGCCCGTGCACCGCCGGGCACGCGTGGTCACGCCCGGGCGGTTGCACTTCCAGGTGATCGACTTCAACAAGATGCGGCCGGTGACCCCCGGCGCCGGCGGCATCGGCACCTCCACCACCACCGCCTGCAGCGAGGTGGAGATCACGGTGGGCGAGGGGGGCGGCGGCCCGGCGAGCGTGCCCACGGCCGAGCACCTGATTCGGCTCTTCACCCGCCTGGTCGGCTATGAGGGCGGCGACCTGCACGTGTCGGTGCCGGCGCGGATCGAGCACGTGCACTCGGGCTACGGCTCGAACGTCACCTTCAACACGGGGGTGCTGGCCGGGCTCAACGCCGTCTTCGGCACTCCGTTCTCCGTTCCCGAGATGTGGGACATCCTCACCCAGAACTTCGTGGAGAACTCCGACGACGAGGCCGGGAAGCTCTTCTGGGGCGTCGACACCGGCGTGGGCGAGGCGGCGGTCCTCTACGGCGGCATCGTCTGGGTCGACGAGCACGCGCGCTACATCGGCAGCGCCGACGCCGACGGGCTGTGGCTGCTGACGGCGAAGGGCGACACCCGCACCTTCGGGAACGAGAAGCTGCGCGAGTTCGGCAAGTCCATCGAGCGCGGCGTGGGCGACCTGGACGAGTTCGACGTCACGCAGGGGGTCACCTTCGACTACCAGGCCGAATACGGCGAGCGCCTGCTGGACTTCCTGGAGCGGCGGATGAAGCCGTACCTGCTGCGCAACGACGCGCGCGGAATGCTGGAGCAGGGGTGGGAGCTGAATGAGGTGGGCAGCGTGGTGGTGCTGGGGACCATCTGGAAGGCGGACGTGCTCGATGCCATCCTGCGCACGGTGCGCGAGGCGGGCGGGATCTATTCCACCATGAGCTCGTCGGGGCCGTCGGTGTTCGCCGTGTGCGACAGCGAGGCGGCCGCGCACCGGGTGCGCGAGGCGCTGGAGCCGCGCTTCCCCGAGTACCTCTCCAACTACGCCGTGGGGCGCGCGGGGACGCGGCTCCGGGTGGAGATCGATCCGGCGTAGACGGCATCCGGGCCGGGGCCTCGCCCCCGCCCGGCGCTTCCTGGTCCGCGCGGCGAGCCCCGCCTCAGGGGAACTCGCCGCGCAGCATCCTCTCGATCAGCTCGTGCACGCGCAGGCTCGCGTCGCCGGATGCCTCGGAGGGCTGAGGCTCCGGGCGCGGGGGACCCCACTCCAGCAGGCGGGCGACGGTGAACTGCGAGACCACCTTGTGGAAGCGCGCGGCGAAGCCCGGGTCGGCCGCGATCTTCTGGTCGAGGGCGGTGAGCGGGATGCGGAACACCACCGACTCGGTCGCGGCTCGCACGCTGGAGTACGGGAGCTGCTTGGAGACGTACGACATCTCCCCCACGATCTCGCCCGGCCCCAGCTGGTGCACCTCCGACATGTCGCGCTTCCGCGAGGTCACCACGAAAGCCCCTTTCAGCACGATGTACAGGTCGCGCACGGGCTGGCCCTCGTGGATGATCGCCTCGCCCGGCCGCACCTGGCGCTTTTCGCCCACGGCGTAGGCCCAGGCCATGTCCTCGTCCGAAAAGTCGCCCATGTAGGGCGGTACCTGCGGTACCTTGCTCAACTCTCAGGCTCCTGCGGGGTACGGCGAAGGATGCAAGCAGAGACGCTGCAAAATGTTCGGCCGTCACAGCGAGGGCTGGAGAAAACTGGACGGTTGCGGCCCTGGAGGGACAGTAACGTCCGGTGCGGTGCCAGTCAACTATTTACAAAACTATCGTTTTCTTTTTGGCTCGTCGCACGGCGCGGAGCGTGCACGCCCGGCGCTCCGGGTGCGCGGGGACGAGACCGAGCGGAGGGGAAGGAGTGGCGCGGACGAGAGGCGGGGCGGGGCCGGAGTCCGGCGCGGTGCGGCGGCTGGACTCGCTGGCGTACCTGCTGGACGACTCGATCCCGATCCCGGGGACGGGGCGGCGCTTCGGGCTGGACGCGGTGATCGGGCTGATCCCCGGCCTGGGCGACGCGGCGGGGTCGCTGCTGTCGGCGTACATCGTGGTGGAGGCGGCGCGGCTGGGGGCGCCCTTCCCCGTGCTGCTGCGGATGGTGCTGAACGTGGGGATCGAGGCGCTGGTGGGCGCCGTTCCCTTCGCGGGCGACCTGTTCGACGCCTGGTGGAAGGCGAACGACCGCAACGTGCGCCTGCTGCGCCAGAGCGTCGTGGCGCCCGACTCGGCCCGCCGCTCCAGCGCCGCGGTGCTGCTGGTGGTCGTGCTCCTGCTCGTGCTGGTGCTGGGCGGGGTCGGCGTTCTCGCGTTCTTCGCCCTGCGCGCGATCCTGCGGGAGGGGGCGTTCTAGATTGCGAGTGCCCAGGGCCCAGTCCCCAGTGCCCAGGAACGACGCTGCAGTTCCTGGCACCGGGCACTAGGGACTGGGCACTCGCCGTCCCAGCGCCTCCGCCTCCTCGATCCCCCAGATCCGCGCGGTGCCGATCTCCAGGCAGTTGCCGGCGGGGTCGCGGAAGTAGAGCGAGCGGCCGCCCTTCGGCCAGGTGAGCTCCGTCTCGATCTCCACGCCGTGCGCGCGCAGGTGGCCGCGCCAGGCGTCGATCTCGGCCTCGGGCACGGCGAAGCAGACGTGGCCCGGCCCCGCGGCCCCGTGCGTGGGGACGCCGGCGTCCGCCTCGCGCGTCTTCTCCGGGTTGAAGACCAGGAAGACGCGGCCGCCGCAGCGGAAGAAGACGTGCCGCCCCTCCACCCCCGCGATCCGCTCCAGCCCGAGGACGGTCGTGTAGAAGCGCTCCGCCGCCTCCAGGTCGCCCGCGTACAGGCAGGTCTCCAGCACCTCGCCGACGCGCATCGGCACCTCCGGTCGATTCGGCTCCCCCGCGCCGGGCGGGTGAACCCGCGGCAACAACGGCGAAAAGCCTGCCTGCGCAGGCTCCATCCGTCTGGACGCGGCTGCGGTGCTTACGGTAACCCTCGATGCGGGTCATTCCGGGGGGCCCGGAGCACCGGGGAATTTCCCCACGCCGGACCCAGCCCGAAAGGCTTCCCGTCGTTCCAGCGGGCGTCTTCAGGCGCTCGCACGCCGGCGCTCGCTCGCGCGGGCGCCCGCCGCCGCAGGCTCAGGGCTCGCGGAAGATGGCCGTCATCGGCTTGCCGTCGGCGCCGATGCGGCCGCGGTACATGCCGGCGGAGTTGAAGGTGAGCGTCCAGTTCCCCTGCCGGTCCATGGCGATGATCCCGCCGTCGCCGCCCTGCGCCACCAGCTGGCGCATGACGATGGAGTCGGCCGCGGCCTGGAGCGAGAGCCCCCCGTACTCCACCAGCGCGCAGATGGAGTGCGCCACGGTGTTGCGGATGAAGAACTCGCCGTGGCCGGTGGCCGAGACGGCGCACGAGCGGTTGTTGGCGTAGGTGCCGGCGCCGATGATCGGCACGTCGCCCACGCGGCCCCAGCGCTTCATCATCATCCCGCCGGTGGAGGTGCCGGCCGCCAGGTTGCCGCTCCGGTCGAGAGCCACCGCCCCCACCGTGCCGAACTTGCGCTCGTCGGGGACCGCGTACGCGCCGCGGGCGCGCCGGGCGCTGTCGGCGCGCAGGCTGTCCTGCATCCGCATCCGCTCCCACGAGCGGCGGCGCGAGGCGGTGATGAAGTAGTCGGGCGAGACCAGCTCGATCCCCTGCTCCCGGGCGAACGACTCGGCCCCGTCGCCGATCATCATCACGTGCGGGGAGCGCTCCATCACCGCGCGCGCCAGGTCGATCGGGTTCTTCACCCGGTGCAGCCCGGCCACCGAGCCGGCCCGCAGCGTGGCGCCGTCCATCATGGCGGCATCAAGCTCGGCGCGCCCGTCGGCGGTGAGGACGGCGCCCTTGCCGGCGTTGAAGAGCGAGTCGTCCTCCAGCACGTTGATGGCGGCTTCCACGGCGTCCAGGCTGGGCCCGCCGCGCTGCAGCACCGCGTAGCCCGCCATGAGCGCGCGGGTGAGCCCCGCGCGGTAGGCGGCCTCGCGCTCGGGGGTCAGGTCCTCGCGGCGGATGGTCCCCGCGCCGCCGTGGATCACCATCCCCCAGCGCTCCTGCGCGGCGGGCGCCGCCGCGGAGCTCGGCGCGGGAGACGGACCCTCGTCGGCGGGGTCGGAGGTGGCGGCCGAGCCGGGCGCGCACGCGACGAGCGCGGCCAGGGCGAGCAGGGGAAGGAGGGCGGCGTCAGGGGTGCGGCGCAGTCGCATGGCTGGTTCGGGGCTGAGGTCGTCGCCGGGCTACGGGCGCAGTCCTCCGGCTGGCGGGGGAGCGGAGCCCTTTCGAGAGCCTTGACAGCTGGACGGCTTGCAACAAAATTCGTTGCATGGAAAGTGAACGCAGTGCAGACCAGGGATCCGAGCCCCCCGTGGAGAGGCTCCGCGATCAGGCTCGCGAGGCGGTGGAGCACAGCTCGTACCGGCAGGTCGCGCGCCAGGCGGGGATCAGCCCCGAGACGCTGCGGCAGTTCATCGAAGGCTCGACGCCGTACGAGCGCACCCTGGACCGGCTGAAGGGCCTGCTCGCGCGCGACGCGCCACAGGTCCCGTACGGGTCCACCGCCCCGCCCCTCCCGTTGTACGGGAGCGCCCCCTTCGCCGGGCGGAGCTACCCCACGGGAAGGCGGGCGCGCCCCTCGCCGCCTCGCGCCGTGCGGAGCAGCGAGGACGCGGAGCGCGTAGCCGTGCGGCTGCACTCGGCGCGCAGGGCCTTCGAGTCCGACGCCGAGCTGGCCGACTTCCTGGGCGTCGACCGCGCCCAGCCCGCCCGGTGGCGCGCCGGGCAGGTCCCCGACCCCGAGAACCGGGAGCGCCTCGTGGCCCTGGACGTGGTGATCGAGCTGCTGAGCGGCTACCTGAGCCTCTCCAGCATCCCCAAGTGGCTCCACGGCGTGAACGCCCACCTGGGGAACCGCCGCCCGATCGCCGTGCTCCGCGAGGGGAGCCTCTCGGAGGTGGTCGCCGCCATCGAGGCCGAGAAGAGCGGCGCGTTCGCGTGAGCACGGGCGAGCGCGTCCTCTGGCGCGTCTTCCCCTGGGACCCCCTGGCGGCGGAGGGCGAGCGGTTCTCCGCCGCCTTCGTTCCCGCCGGGCAGGGGAGCGGCCGCTTCGACCTGCCGGGCCGGTCCTCCGGGGTGCTCTACCTGGCCGAGACGCCGGAGCACGCCGTGGGCGAGCTGATCCAGCGCTTCCGCAACCAGCCCGCGCCGCTCGACGCCGCCGACCTGGTGGTGGCCGGGCACACGCTGGCGCTGGTCCGGGTCTCGGTGGCGCCGGCCGTGGCGGGGCGGGTGGCGGACCTCTGCGACCCCGGGCTCCTGGCGCGCCACGGCATCCGCCCGGACGACACCGCCGCCCGCCGCCGCGCCACCTCGCAGGAGGTGGCCGCCGGGCTGCACGCGGAAGGGTACGTGGGGCTGCGCTGGTGGTCGGCCTTCTTCGGCGAGTGGCACACGGTGGTGCTCTTCCGGGAGCGCGCCGGGGCGGGAGCGCTCGCGTACGCCGCCCCCACCGCCCTGGGCCTGGCGCATCCCGCCGTGGTGGAGGCCGCGCGCAGCCTGGACGTTCCCCTCCCCTGAGCCGCCGGCCGGCCTACTGCGCCGGCGCCAGGCGGTAGACGCGGCCGTTGCTGGAGGCCACGTACAGCTCGCGCCGGGCGTCCTCGCCGAAGGAGAGGATGTTGCCGACGTCGCCCACCTCCCAGGCGCGGCGGTCGGTGGCCTGGCCGCCCGCGTAGCGGAAGCTGCGGATCCACCCCGCGCAGTAGTCGCCGTAGAAGTAGCGGCCCTGCAGCGACGGCATGTCGCTCCCGCGGTAGACGAAGCCCCCGGTCACCGAGCAGGCGCCGCCCTCGTGCGGGTACTCGAGCGCGGGGATCACCAGCCCCGCTTGGCTGCACCCGGTGGAGGGGCTGAAGCAGTGCGCCCCCTCCATGACGTTCCAGCCGTAGTTGAGGCCGGCCTGGCCGGCGGGGACCACGTTGACCTCCTCCCACGCGTTCTGCCCCACGTCGGCCAGGTAGAGGAGGCCCGCGTCGAAGGCGAAGCGCCAGGGGTTGCGCACGCCGGTCGCCCAGATCTCGCCGCGCCTGCCCGCCTGCCCCACGAACGGGTTGTCGGGGGGGACGGCGTACGGCTGGCCGGCGGCGTCGACGTCCAGGCGCAGGATGTCGCCCAGCAGGGTGGCGGGGTTCTGGCCGTGCCCCAGCGGGTCGCCGCCGCTCCCCCCGTCGCCCATCCCCACGTACAGCTTGCCGTCGGGGCCGAACATCACCAGCCCGCCGTTGTGGTTGGCGAACGGCTGGTCGATGGCGATCACCAGCTGCGCGCTGGCGGGGTCGGCGCGGTTGGGGTCGGCGCTCACCCGGTAGCGCTCGATGCGGGTGTTGCCGGCCCGGTCGGTGTAGTCGACGTAGAAGAAGCCGTTCTGGGCGTAGCGCGGGTGGAAGGCCACGGAGAGGAGCCCGCGCTCGCCGCCGCTCCCCACCTGGGCGACGATGTCGAGGAAGGGGGTGGCCAGGAGCTGCCCGTTCTGCACGATGCGGATGCGCCCGGGCTGCTCGACCACGAAGAGCCGCGGGTCGCCCGCGGGCGCGGCGACGTAGACGGGCGAGGCGAGGCCTTCCGCCACCACCACCGCGCGCAGCCCCTCGACCACAGGTGGGGGCGGAGGGGGCGGCGGGCCC is drawn from Longimicrobium sp. and contains these coding sequences:
- a CDS encoding type II toxin-antitoxin system prevent-host-death family antitoxin, with protein sequence MYEKPKNDRRVVREAAAKYAPGGSDEEWITAAEFKTHCLRLIEQVRQGRGEVVVTRYGRPVARLVPYDRNPVSLFGHLSGSVVSHGDLVAPLDEEWEADA
- a CDS encoding type II toxin-antitoxin system VapC family toxin — protein: MRSLPTPPLLLDTHVWIWVMEGAEREIGPAAHAAVEEAGADGRVLVSAISVWEVAMLEAKGRIRFSMDVSEWVRRALNAPGVHFTGLTPDVAVDSSRLPEPIRGDPADRILIATARRTGATLVTRDRRIVDYGRKGLLAVLDATP
- a CDS encoding NAD(P)H-binding protein, which codes for MPASSRSALVLGATGLVGGHCLDLLLADGAWTRVATLGRRPAAREHPKLEQRTADFDRLDEHADAFAVDDVFCCLGTTIRAAGSREAFRRVDHDYPLAAARLASARGARHFLLVTALGADPGSRVFYNRVKGEVERAVAALPFAGVLLARPSLLLGEHSGRRPAEALAQKAAPVLNPLLVGPLRRYRALPAAAVAGALVRLAREGVAGVRVVESDELAALGA
- a CDS encoding Type 1 glutamine amidotransferase-like domain-containing protein is translated as MAEVLAGGAPHFLETGAAAAPGRDPAPGARPLRPVYLLADSRLLFPHGDGEPLLARVRRHLPPSPRAAYVGASNGDDPAFYGIFAAAAETAGIAACRMIPSAPSCEDRAFLEAADLVLLAGGDVERGWRTLSVNGVGEAAVRRFRAGAVLVGVSAGAVQLGLLGWPEGGAGPEAAFPTFGLVPFVVSAHDEASDWSALRRIVRARGGGVEGLGVPAGGGVAVHPDGTLEALRRPACRVALSGGEAAAWLLAPAG
- a CDS encoding metallophosphoesterase; protein product: MAPGPRGVSGVRIFAVSDLHTDFRENRRLLERIPAAEHRGDALIVAGDVADSLEVLAETLGFLRGRFGEVFFVPGNHELWVRGREGDSLEKLRAVLATCEAAGVRTRPARAGGAWVVPLFAWYHADFDVRGEAVEAELEGWADTYLCRWPAGLGRLDRHFLAMNEPHLVRYDGPVVSFSHFVPRPDLVPPVRWLRFKGLPRVAGSEGIEAQVRRLGAAVHVYGHTHIAGDRVIDGVRYVQHWLRAGEPLLKEVWAPGGLPPENALPLFC
- a CDS encoding CYTH domain-containing protein, which encodes MSSAYDDRRAPMVPVSSGSAGGSVRAPVSPSSSVQTLDGVELPAAVFTSDPRLKAAFMRLAPSEVAFFVARPAAEVVRICAALTGVAPQVRAMRDRYFDTADRRLFARGVSVRLRHYTRHTRPLTFEVIAVSWRGARGEGPLYARTNRVLVQTFERSDAPAMAALLAQYRRAGLVEVMRIKKRRTGFELLPVLAECEERGSLAGVDARPIERLDALRVTDQGLRVLVDELHGVPFPEPTIVEVEYDQAHAGAAARLVEQLRSALGPDCLRPKELNKIAYLRRSLSARVRRGERRMSEIDIGPDIDPGARFDPGQQLRIRPEWYRRARPVHRRARVVTPGRLHFQVIDFNKMRPVTPGAGGIGTSTTTACSEVEITVGEGGGGPASVPTAEHLIRLFTRLVGYEGGDLHVSVPARIEHVHSGYGSNVTFNTGVLAGLNAVFGTPFSVPEMWDILTQNFVENSDDEAGKLFWGVDTGVGEAAVLYGGIVWVDEHARYIGSADADGLWLLTAKGDTRTFGNEKLREFGKSIERGVGDLDEFDVTQGVTFDYQAEYGERLLDFLERRMKPYLLRNDARGMLEQGWELNEVGSVVVLGTIWKADVLDAILRTVREAGGIYSTMSSSGPSVFAVCDSEAAAHRVREALEPRFPEYLSNYAVGRAGTRLRVEIDPA
- a CDS encoding cyclic nucleotide-binding domain-containing protein; protein product: MSKVPQVPPYMGDFSDEDMAWAYAVGEKRQVRPGEAIIHEGQPVRDLYIVLKGAFVVTSRKRDMSEVHQLGPGEIVGEMSYVSKQLPYSSVRAATESVVFRIPLTALDQKIAADPGFAARFHKVVSQFTVARLLEWGPPRPEPQPSEASGDASLRVHELIERMLRGEFP
- a CDS encoding DUF4112 domain-containing protein, with product MARTRGGAGPESGAVRRLDSLAYLLDDSIPIPGTGRRFGLDAVIGLIPGLGDAAGSLLSAYIVVEAARLGAPFPVLLRMVLNVGIEALVGAVPFAGDLFDAWWKANDRNVRLLRQSVVAPDSARRSSAAVLLVVVLLLVLVLGGVGVLAFFALRAILREGAF
- a CDS encoding VOC family protein yields the protein MRVGEVLETCLYAGDLEAAERFYTTVLGLERIAGVEGRHVFFRCGGRVFLVFNPEKTREADAGVPTHGAAGPGHVCFAVPEAEIDAWRGHLRAHGVEIETELTWPKGGRSLYFRDPAGNCLEIGTARIWGIEEAEALGRRVPSP
- a CDS encoding isoaspartyl peptidase/L-asparaginase → MRLRRTPDAALLPLLALAALVACAPGSAATSDPADEGPSPAPSSAAAPAAQERWGMVIHGGAGTIRREDLTPEREAAYRAGLTRALMAGYAVLQRGGPSLDAVEAAINVLEDDSLFNAGKGAVLTADGRAELDAAMMDGATLRAGSVAGLHRVKNPIDLARAVMERSPHVMMIGDGAESFAREQGIELVSPDYFITASRRRSWERMRMQDSLRADSARRARGAYAVPDERKFGTVGAVALDRSGNLAAGTSTGGMMMKRWGRVGDVPIIGAGTYANNRSCAVSATGHGEFFIRNTVAHSICALVEYGGLSLQAAADSIVMRQLVAQGGDGGIIAMDRQGNWTLTFNSAGMYRGRIGADGKPMTAIFREP
- a CDS encoding RES family NAD+ phosphorylase; this translates as MSTGERVLWRVFPWDPLAAEGERFSAAFVPAGQGSGRFDLPGRSSGVLYLAETPEHAVGELIQRFRNQPAPLDAADLVVAGHTLALVRVSVAPAVAGRVADLCDPGLLARHGIRPDDTAARRRATSQEVAAGLHAEGYVGLRWWSAFFGEWHTVVLFRERAGAGALAYAAPTALGLAHPAVVEAARSLDVPLP
- a CDS encoding PQQ-dependent sugar dehydrogenase; its protein translation is MTRPLALLLLAAACSNPSGEGPPPPPPPPVVEGLRAVVVAEGLASPVYVAAPAGDPRLFVVEQPGRIRIVQNGQLLATPFLDIVAQVGSGGERGLLSVAFHPRYAQNGFFYVDYTDRAGNTRIERYRVSADPNRADPASAQLVIAIDQPFANHNGGLVMFGPDGKLYVGMGDGGSGGDPLGHGQNPATLLGDILRLDVDAAGQPYAVPPDNPFVGQAGRRGEIWATGVRNPWRFAFDAGLLYLADVGQNAWEEVNVVPAGQAGLNYGWNVMEGAHCFSPSTGCSQAGLVIPALEYPHEGGACSVTGGFVYRGSDMPSLQGRYFYGDYCAGWIRSFRYAGGQATDRRAWEVGDVGNILSFGEDARRELYVASSNGRVYRLAPAQ